In Pirellulales bacterium, one genomic interval encodes:
- a CDS encoding glycosyltransferase family 39 protein gives MLGSTWRGALAVFCLALAVRGIYLWELRDSAFLGVLIGDARSYDAWARRIMAGDWSGGNEVFWQAPLYPYFMGSFFTIVGHDVWLLRLWQVMLGATSCSLLVWAGRNFFDLRTGFVAGLLLACSPDAIFSDALVQKPVLDLWLTTLLVGLLGAHLARAAWWWPLAAGLTLGLLILNRENARVLVPLVALWLWASFGGESRARRSRWIGVFVAGLCVALAPAAIRNYAIGGEFVVNSSGLGQNFFIGNNEHATGEYVPLRPGRGDPQFEPIDARELAEEAAGGPLSSSEISSYWLRRSWGYISAHPSDWLRLTGKKWGLLWNAASIGDTESIDAFADHSRLLKWSARLLHFGVLCPLAVLGLWASRHDWRRLWILYGSLAALALSVTLFFIFARYRVPMLPYLLLFAAAGVVGIVQSAREAGFAGMFRTQWSGLALAAVVGFYTNRPIDTQAMHLLTYRNYAQVHSTLGLRYQERGDRARAVQHYRWALSIWPATHIHAATANLAWILATSPEPSERNGAEAVAWIDQLGPIEQVEDPVLLDVMGAAYASVGRYSDAVGAAKKSIALAVATGNTSLARDVRQRLTLYERFQPAVAPNNVPPYLGQPVDEGDEVLSGVEQL, from the coding sequence TTGCTTGGTAGCACGTGGCGGGGGGCATTGGCGGTGTTCTGCCTAGCGCTGGCCGTGCGGGGCATCTATCTGTGGGAGCTGCGCGACTCGGCATTCTTGGGCGTGCTGATTGGCGATGCGCGCAGCTACGACGCCTGGGCGCGCCGCATCATGGCGGGGGATTGGAGCGGCGGTAACGAGGTCTTCTGGCAGGCGCCGCTCTATCCCTATTTCATGGGCTCGTTCTTCACGATCGTCGGCCACGACGTGTGGCTGCTGCGCCTCTGGCAGGTGATGCTGGGGGCGACGTCGTGCAGCTTGCTGGTTTGGGCCGGAAGAAACTTCTTCGATCTGAGAACCGGTTTTGTGGCGGGCTTGTTGCTGGCCTGTTCGCCCGATGCGATTTTTTCCGACGCACTCGTGCAGAAGCCGGTATTGGACCTGTGGCTGACGACCCTGCTCGTGGGGCTGCTCGGCGCTCACCTGGCCCGCGCGGCGTGGTGGTGGCCTCTGGCGGCTGGCCTGACCCTGGGGCTCTTGATCTTGAATCGTGAGAACGCGCGGGTGTTGGTTCCGCTAGTCGCTCTGTGGCTCTGGGCGTCGTTTGGAGGAGAGTCTCGCGCACGACGCTCGAGATGGATCGGCGTGTTTGTCGCGGGGCTGTGCGTGGCCCTGGCGCCGGCGGCGATACGCAACTATGCGATCGGCGGCGAGTTCGTCGTGAACTCTTCGGGGCTCGGTCAGAATTTCTTCATCGGCAACAACGAGCACGCGACGGGCGAGTATGTGCCGTTGCGGCCCGGGCGAGGAGACCCGCAGTTCGAACCGATCGACGCCCGCGAGTTGGCCGAGGAAGCGGCAGGGGGCCCGCTCTCGTCGAGCGAGATCTCGTCGTACTGGCTGCGCCGTTCGTGGGGGTACATCAGCGCGCATCCCAGCGATTGGCTGCGGCTGACAGGGAAGAAATGGGGGCTGTTGTGGAACGCGGCCTCGATTGGGGATACCGAATCGATCGATGCCTTCGCCGATCACTCGCGACTGTTGAAGTGGTCAGCGCGGCTGTTGCACTTTGGTGTCTTGTGCCCCTTGGCGGTGCTGGGCCTTTGGGCGTCGCGACACGACTGGCGCCGGTTGTGGATCCTCTACGGCTCGCTCGCGGCGCTGGCTCTGTCGGTGACGTTGTTTTTCATCTTCGCCCGCTATCGCGTGCCGATGCTGCCGTACCTGCTGCTCTTCGCGGCAGCGGGGGTGGTGGGAATCGTGCAATCGGCGCGGGAGGCGGGCTTCGCGGGCATGTTCCGCACGCAGTGGAGCGGGCTGGCGCTGGCCGCGGTGGTGGGCTTTTATACAAATCGTCCGATCGATACCCAGGCGATGCACTTGTTGACGTATCGGAACTACGCGCAGGTACATAGCACGTTGGGCCTTCGTTATCAGGAACGCGGCGATCGGGCGCGTGCCGTGCAGCACTACCGTTGGGCGCTTTCGATCTGGCCGGCGACGCACATACACGCGGCTACGGCGAATCTCGCCTGGATACTCGCCACTTCGCCCGAACCCAGCGAACGCAACGGCGCCGAGGCGGTGGCTTGGATCGACCAGTTAGGCCCGATCGAACAGGTCGAGGATCCCGTGTTGCTCGACGTCATGGGGGCCGCGTACGCCTCGGTGGGGCGCTATAGCGACGCCGTAGGCGCCGCGAAGAAGTCCATCGCGCTGGCCGTGGCGACGGGCAACACCTCGCTGGCGCGCGACGTGCGGCAACGGTTGACTCTGTACGAACGGTTCCAGCCGGCCGTTGCCCCGAACAATGTCCCACCCTATCTCGGCCAACCTGTCGACGAGGGGGACGAGGTTCTCTCGGGCGTCGAGCAACTCTAG